Proteins co-encoded in one Methylobacterium sp. WL1 genomic window:
- a CDS encoding alpha/beta fold hydrolase — translation MTGWASAAGTFALGDLPLQSGGVLEGAQLRWKTHGTLAPGRDNVVLYPTSYAAQHPDLEWLIGPDGVLDPERWFIVIPDMFGNGLSSSPSNTPDWPGLVTAWDNVHAQRRLLAETWGIARLHAVYGWSMGAQQAYHWAALFPEQVARAVIICGSARTATHNRVFLKGLMAVLEAAPAYRGAGRFSAEPAASLRAFGRIYAGWALSQDFYRADLHRTALGAPDLDTFLRTDWEERFARRPAADLYAQLCTWDAGDISRDPRFDGDLTRALGAITARLLLMPAETDLYFRVADNAAELPALRDAILRPIPSIWGHRAGNPSTNPADAAFLRDTVRAFLGSSEDI, via the coding sequence GTGACCGGCTGGGCCAGCGCCGCCGGAACCTTCGCCCTCGGCGATCTGCCCCTCCAATCGGGCGGCGTGCTGGAGGGGGCGCAGCTGCGCTGGAAGACGCACGGGACCCTCGCCCCCGGGCGCGACAACGTCGTGCTCTACCCGACGAGCTATGCGGCCCAGCATCCCGACCTCGAATGGCTGATCGGCCCGGACGGCGTGCTCGATCCGGAGCGGTGGTTCATCGTCATCCCGGACATGTTCGGCAACGGCCTGTCATCGAGCCCATCCAACACGCCGGACTGGCCCGGCCTCGTCACCGCCTGGGACAACGTCCACGCCCAGCGCCGCCTCCTCGCCGAGACCTGGGGGATCGCGCGGCTGCACGCCGTCTACGGCTGGTCGATGGGCGCGCAGCAAGCCTACCATTGGGCGGCGCTGTTCCCCGAGCAGGTCGCCCGGGCGGTGATCATTTGCGGCAGCGCCCGCACCGCCACCCATAACCGCGTGTTCCTGAAGGGCCTCATGGCGGTGTTGGAGGCTGCGCCCGCGTATCGCGGCGCGGGCCGCTTCTCGGCCGAGCCCGCCGCGTCCCTCCGGGCCTTCGGGCGCATCTACGCCGGCTGGGCGCTCAGCCAGGACTTCTACCGGGCGGACCTGCACCGGACCGCGCTCGGCGCGCCGGACCTCGACACCTTCCTGCGCACCGACTGGGAGGAACGCTTCGCGCGGCGCCCGGCGGCCGACCTCTACGCGCAGCTCTGCACCTGGGACGCGGGCGACATCAGCCGCGATCCACGCTTCGACGGCGACCTGACGCGGGCGCTCGGCGCGATCACGGCCAGGCTGCTGCTGATGCCCGCGGAGACCGACCTCTACTTCCGCGTCGCCGACAATGCGGCCGAACTGCCCGCCCTGCGCGACGCCATCCTGCGGCCGATCCCCAGCATTTGGGGCCACCGCGCCGGCAATCCCTCCACCAACCCGGCCGATGCGGCTTTTCTCCGCGACACGGTACGGGCGTTCCTCGGATCATCCGAAGACATATAA